In one window of Balaenoptera musculus isolate JJ_BM4_2016_0621 chromosome 10, mBalMus1.pri.v3, whole genome shotgun sequence DNA:
- the IRAK4 gene encoding interleukin-1 receptor-associated kinase 4 isoform X1 translates to MNKPITASTYVRCLNLGLIRKLSDFIDPQEGWKKLAVAIKKPSGDDRYNQFHIRRFEALLQTGKSPTCELLFDWGTTNCTVGDLVDLLVQNEFFAPASLLLPDAVPKTVNTLPSKVPVTVQQKHMPLYGKDRTSVISDENTEQNYMPPDSSCPENRSLEVSDTRFHSFSFYELKDVTNNFDERPISVGGNKMGEGGFGVVYKGYVNNRTVAVKKLAAMVDISTEELKQQFDQEIKVMAKCQHENLVELLGFSSDGDDLCLVYVYMPNGSLLDRLSCLDDTPPLSWCIRCKIAQGAANGLSYLHENHHIHRDIKSANILLDEDFTAKISDFGLARASEKFAQTVLTSRIVGTTAYMAPEALRGEITAKSDIYSFGVVLLEIITGLPAVDEHREPQLLLDIKEEIEDEEKTIEDYIDTKMNDIDSSSIETMYSVASQCLHEKKNKRPNIKKVQQLLQEMTAS, encoded by the exons ATGAACAAGCCCATAACAGCATCAACATATGTGCGCTGCCTCAATCTTGGACTAATTAGAAAGCTTTCAGATTTTATTGATCCTCAAGAAGGATGGAAGAAGTTAGCAGTTGCTATTAAAAAACCATCTGGTGATGATAGATACAATCAGTTTCACATAAG GAGATTTGAAGCATTACTTCAAACTGGAAAAAGTCCCACTTGTGAATTACTGTTTGACTGGGGCACCACAAATTGCACAGTTGGTGATCTCGTGGATCTTTTGGTCCAAAATGAGTTTTTTGCCCCTGCAAGTCTTTTGCTACCAG ATGCTGTTCCCAAAACTGTTAATACACTGCCTTCTAAAGTCCCTGTAACAGTTCAGCAGAAACATATGCCCCTCTATGGCAAAGACAGGACATCTGTGATATCTGATGAGAATACTGAACAAAACTATATGCCACCTGACTCCTCATGTCCAGAAAATAGAAGTTTAGAAGTTAGTGATACAC GTTTtcacagtttttcattttatgagtTGAAGGATGTCACAAATAACTTTGATGAACGACCCATTTCTGTTGGTGGTAACAAGATGGGAGAGGGAGGATTTGGAGTTGTGTATAAAGGCTATGTGAACAACAGGACTGTAGCAGTGAAGAAGCTTGCAGCA atggtTGACATTAGTACTGAAGAACTGAAACAGCAGTTTGatcaagaaataaaagtaatggcAAA GTGTCAACATGAAAACTTAGTAGAACTACTTGGTTTCTCAAGTGATGGAGATGACCTCTGCTTAGTGTATGTTTACATGCCCAATGGTTCATTGCTAGACAGACTGTCTTGCTTG GATGATACTCCACCACTCTCTTGGTGCATAAGATGCAAGATTGCTCAGGGTGCAGCTAATGGCCTCAGTTATTTACATGAAAACCATCATATTCATAGAGATATTAAAAG tGCAAATATCTTACTAGATGAAGACTTTACAGCCAAAATATCTGACTTTGGGCTTGCACGGGCTTCTGAGAAGTTTGCCCAAACAGTCCTGACAAGCAGAATTGTGGGAACAACAGCTTATATGGCACCAGAAGCTTTGCGAGGAGAAATAACAGCCAAATCTGACATCTACAGCTTTGGTGTG gTTTTACTAGAAATAATAACTGGACTTCCAGCTGTGGATGAACACCGTGAACCTCAGTTATTG CTggatattaaagaagaaattgaagatgaagaaaagacaATTGAAGATTATATTGATACGAAAATGAATGACATTGATTCCTCTTCCATTGAAACTATGTACTCTGTTGCCAGTCAATGTctgcatgaaaagaaaaataaaagaccaaacattaagaag GTTCAACAACTGCTGCAAGAAATGACAGCTTCTTAA
- the IRAK4 gene encoding interleukin-1 receptor-associated kinase 4 isoform X2 translates to MNKPITASTYVRCLNLGLIRKLSDFIDPQEGWKKLAVAIKKPSGDDRYNQFHIRRFEALLQTGKSPTCELLFDWGTTNCTVGDLVDLLVQNEFFAPASLLLPDAVPKTVNTLPSKVPVTVQQKHMPLYGKDRTSVISDENTEQNYMPPDSSCPENRSLEVSDTRFHSFSFYELKDVTNNFDERPISVGGNKMGEGGFGVVYKGYVNNRTVAVKKLAAMVDISTEELKQQFDQEIKVMANANILLDEDFTAKISDFGLARASEKFAQTVLTSRIVGTTAYMAPEALRGEITAKSDIYSFGVVLLEIITGLPAVDEHREPQLLLDIKEEIEDEEKTIEDYIDTKMNDIDSSSIETMYSVASQCLHEKKNKRPNIKKVQQLLQEMTAS, encoded by the exons ATGAACAAGCCCATAACAGCATCAACATATGTGCGCTGCCTCAATCTTGGACTAATTAGAAAGCTTTCAGATTTTATTGATCCTCAAGAAGGATGGAAGAAGTTAGCAGTTGCTATTAAAAAACCATCTGGTGATGATAGATACAATCAGTTTCACATAAG GAGATTTGAAGCATTACTTCAAACTGGAAAAAGTCCCACTTGTGAATTACTGTTTGACTGGGGCACCACAAATTGCACAGTTGGTGATCTCGTGGATCTTTTGGTCCAAAATGAGTTTTTTGCCCCTGCAAGTCTTTTGCTACCAG ATGCTGTTCCCAAAACTGTTAATACACTGCCTTCTAAAGTCCCTGTAACAGTTCAGCAGAAACATATGCCCCTCTATGGCAAAGACAGGACATCTGTGATATCTGATGAGAATACTGAACAAAACTATATGCCACCTGACTCCTCATGTCCAGAAAATAGAAGTTTAGAAGTTAGTGATACAC GTTTtcacagtttttcattttatgagtTGAAGGATGTCACAAATAACTTTGATGAACGACCCATTTCTGTTGGTGGTAACAAGATGGGAGAGGGAGGATTTGGAGTTGTGTATAAAGGCTATGTGAACAACAGGACTGTAGCAGTGAAGAAGCTTGCAGCA atggtTGACATTAGTACTGAAGAACTGAAACAGCAGTTTGatcaagaaataaaagtaatggcAAA tGCAAATATCTTACTAGATGAAGACTTTACAGCCAAAATATCTGACTTTGGGCTTGCACGGGCTTCTGAGAAGTTTGCCCAAACAGTCCTGACAAGCAGAATTGTGGGAACAACAGCTTATATGGCACCAGAAGCTTTGCGAGGAGAAATAACAGCCAAATCTGACATCTACAGCTTTGGTGTG gTTTTACTAGAAATAATAACTGGACTTCCAGCTGTGGATGAACACCGTGAACCTCAGTTATTG CTggatattaaagaagaaattgaagatgaagaaaagacaATTGAAGATTATATTGATACGAAAATGAATGACATTGATTCCTCTTCCATTGAAACTATGTACTCTGTTGCCAGTCAATGTctgcatgaaaagaaaaataaaagaccaaacattaagaag GTTCAACAACTGCTGCAAGAAATGACAGCTTCTTAA
- the IRAK4 gene encoding interleukin-1 receptor-associated kinase 4 isoform X3 has protein sequence MPLYGKDRTSVISDENTEQNYMPPDSSCPENRSLEVSDTRFHSFSFYELKDVTNNFDERPISVGGNKMGEGGFGVVYKGYVNNRTVAVKKLAAMVDISTEELKQQFDQEIKVMAKCQHENLVELLGFSSDGDDLCLVYVYMPNGSLLDRLSCLDDTPPLSWCIRCKIAQGAANGLSYLHENHHIHRDIKSANILLDEDFTAKISDFGLARASEKFAQTVLTSRIVGTTAYMAPEALRGEITAKSDIYSFGVVLLEIITGLPAVDEHREPQLLLDIKEEIEDEEKTIEDYIDTKMNDIDSSSIETMYSVASQCLHEKKNKRPNIKKVQQLLQEMTAS, from the exons ATGCCCCTCTATGGCAAAGACAGGACATCTGTGATATCTGATGAGAATACTGAACAAAACTATATGCCACCTGACTCCTCATGTCCAGAAAATAGAAGTTTAGAAGTTAGTGATACAC GTTTtcacagtttttcattttatgagtTGAAGGATGTCACAAATAACTTTGATGAACGACCCATTTCTGTTGGTGGTAACAAGATGGGAGAGGGAGGATTTGGAGTTGTGTATAAAGGCTATGTGAACAACAGGACTGTAGCAGTGAAGAAGCTTGCAGCA atggtTGACATTAGTACTGAAGAACTGAAACAGCAGTTTGatcaagaaataaaagtaatggcAAA GTGTCAACATGAAAACTTAGTAGAACTACTTGGTTTCTCAAGTGATGGAGATGACCTCTGCTTAGTGTATGTTTACATGCCCAATGGTTCATTGCTAGACAGACTGTCTTGCTTG GATGATACTCCACCACTCTCTTGGTGCATAAGATGCAAGATTGCTCAGGGTGCAGCTAATGGCCTCAGTTATTTACATGAAAACCATCATATTCATAGAGATATTAAAAG tGCAAATATCTTACTAGATGAAGACTTTACAGCCAAAATATCTGACTTTGGGCTTGCACGGGCTTCTGAGAAGTTTGCCCAAACAGTCCTGACAAGCAGAATTGTGGGAACAACAGCTTATATGGCACCAGAAGCTTTGCGAGGAGAAATAACAGCCAAATCTGACATCTACAGCTTTGGTGTG gTTTTACTAGAAATAATAACTGGACTTCCAGCTGTGGATGAACACCGTGAACCTCAGTTATTG CTggatattaaagaagaaattgaagatgaagaaaagacaATTGAAGATTATATTGATACGAAAATGAATGACATTGATTCCTCTTCCATTGAAACTATGTACTCTGTTGCCAGTCAATGTctgcatgaaaagaaaaataaaagaccaaacattaagaag GTTCAACAACTGCTGCAAGAAATGACAGCTTCTTAA